TTCCATGTCGTCCGGCAGCGTGCTTTTTATCTCCGCCATCGTTTTTTTCGCGCCGTTCATAACGTTGAGGGCGTTTGAACCGGCGGCCTGAGAAAGCGATATCATCGTGGAGGGCGCGCCGTTCACGATAGCCTTGATAGAGTAAGTCTCCTTGCCTATTTCGATTTTCGATATATCGCGCAGCTTGACGACGCCGCCGTTTTTGTTTACGGAGACGACGATCTCTTCAAAATCTCTGATGTCCGCAAGCCGCCCCTTGGTCATCAGCGTGTAAACCATAGGGCTGTCCGTCGCGCTGGGCATCGCGCCGACGGAGCCGATGGAGGCCTGTTTGTTCTGGCTCTCGATGGCCGCCGCCACGTCGCCGATAGAGAGCCCTAGCGATGTGATCCGCACTGGGTCGAGCCAGATGCGGATGCTGTATTTTGAACCGTAGACCTGGACGTCGCCCATCCCGGGAACGCGTTTCAGGACGTTTTTGATATTCGCGTGGGCGTAGTTTGACAGATCAAGCTCGCTGTGAGTCCCGTTGGGTGAAATGATCGCGAGAAAGGCCAGTATGTCCGAAAAGGCCGTCTCCACCGTGACGCCCTCCGCGACGACTTCGGCGGGCAGCTGCGGCGTTACCTGCGATACGCGGTTCTGCACGCGCACGAGCGCCATATCGGGATCGGTGCCCGTCGCAAAGGTAACGGTCAGCTTATACTCGCCGTTGTTGCTCGAACTCGAGTTCATATAGATCATATCCTCGACGCCGTTGACCATCTCTTCCAGCGGTGCGCCGACCGTGTTGGCCAGCGTCACCGCGTCAGCGCCGCGATAGGTGGTGGTCACCTGGATCTGCGGCGGCGTGACGTTGGGATACTGTTCGATCGGCAGAGAGAAAGCGGCGATCATACCCGAGAACGCCATCAGCACGCAGACGACGATCGCAAAGCGCGGGCGGTCGATGAAAAATTTAGAGAACATCCTCTTAGTCCTCTTTCTTCCGGTCATCACCGGCTGAATCTGACGCCTTGCCGGACGGAGCCGGAGCGTTTATCTTGACCTTCACGCCGGGCCGGATATTCTGCAGCCCCGCGACGACGACACGCTGCCCTTCCGACAGTCCGGCGTCGACTTCACGCTGCATACCGAATTCCCGGCCAAGTTTCACGCGTATGTCGCGAACCGTATCGTCAGCCTCAACCACGTATACAAAGTCGCCTTTAGCGTCGGCCATGACCGCCGCCTGCGGAATGACCGGGACCATGCGGCTCTTTACAGACTGCGTGAATACGCGCACCATTTCGCCGGGGATGAGCCGGCCGTCCCCGTTCTTATAGCGTAAATGCATGAGCACCGTTCCCGTCTGCCGGTCCACAATATTGTCTTCAAAATCGCGGGAGCCCGCCGCGCCGAATGTCGTGCCGTTGCTGAGGACGAGCTTCGTTTTATAAACCGCGCCCTGACTTTTAAAATATTCAAGCTGGTCCAGGTAATCACGGTCCGGCAGCGTATAGGAGACGCGGATAGGGTCCATCTGGACGATGGAGGCAAGCGGTCCCGAGGCGGGGGTCACATAGTTGCCCTTCGTGAAAATTGCCGCGCCGATCTTGCCCGTGATCGGAGAGGTGATACGGCAGTAGCCGAGGTCGATCTCGGCGAGACGCAGGCCGGCCTTCGCCTGCGAGAGAGCGGCGCGGCACTGAAGAAGGTTCGCCTCGGCGCTGTCCCGCTCCGCGGCAGAGACGGCGCGGCTGTCCGCGGCGGTCACCCGTCGATAATATTTGTCGGCCTCGGCGAGCGAGGCCCCGGCCTTTTCAAGCTCCGCGCGGCGGAGCTCCACCGTCGCCTGATAGCGTGCGGGGTCTATCTGGAAAAGCGGCTGTCCTTCCCTGACCATGGAACCCTCTTGAAAATAGACGCGGGCGATCTCGCCGGATATCTGCGGTTTGACCTGCACGCTCTGAATAGCCTCGGCGCGCCCCACATACTCCGACGGCCGCGCCGAGATATCCGCGCTCTTCACGACGGCCACGGTCACGCTCGGCGCTTCGGCGGCGGCGTTCCCGCCTTTAGCGCCGGCGCCCATCCTTGGCGCCGCGTACCAGCAGCAGACGGCCGCGGCGATCAGCGCCGCGGCAGCCGCAGCTTTTATCCATTTTTTTGATTTCGGTTTGCTTTTGACTTCTATGTCGTTGTACGGTTCATGATTTCTCATATTTAATATACCTTCTCTTTTGAATTTCGTACCTTTTGCAGATACCTTTTTAAATACCGTAATGGTTCGCCCTATCAGTTTCGCAGCAGCACCGCGTTCTCATCCGCGGTCAATATCTTGTTGAAAGTGTCAAAGAGGATATCCGTATGCTCGGAAAAACTTTTCGGAAGGTTTCCCGCGAGCTGCATCATATACAGGCCGTGGAATATGGAGCTGATCAGTACGGCGATATCTCCTGTCGGAATGTCCTTTTTGAAACGGCCCTCTTTTTGTCCCAGGACAACGAACCGCTCTACGGCCAGCCTGTCGCGTTCAAAGTAGTCGACGATTATCTGCCGCGCCTTTTCCTGGACCTCGGCGGGCCACTCGTACTGCCGGCGGGCCATCATCATGTGGATCTTCGCGTACCTGGCGTTCTCCTCTAATTTTGCCAACTCTTTTTTGTAATAGCCCCACAGCTCTCCGCTTAAACGCGGCGTGCCCAGGATATTTCTGAAACTCTCCTCGTTATCCTGGCAAATGGATTCGACAAGCTGCAGCAAAAGATCGCTCTTATTCCGGAAATGCCAGTAAAACGCCCCCTTGGTGAGGCCCGCGCGATTTGATATCTCCGTAACCGAGGTATTCGCGAAATTTTTTACGCTGAGTATGTCAAGCGCCGATTCGAGTATGTTGGCGCGGGTCTCAAGAGCCTCTTTCTTTGTTCTTTTCATTCATTCACCCCCAGTGAATACAAATAAAGTGCGAGGATTATATTTACCGCGGAGTATGTAAGTCAATATGAACAGCCCTCGTTTTAAATGTGCAAAAAGATTAGAACGACTTTAATTTCATAGGCGAATGGCGGATCAATGGCGTGTCAAAACGATAAACATACGGAATTCCGCGCTCCCTAAAGGGCGGCAAAAAACACTGACGGGCATTCGCCTCACAGCATAAGAAAAACAACGCCGCGCTTACGACAGCCGTCCCGGGTAAAAACCAAAGCAGATATTTTTATTGAAAATAACCATAATTACATTCTTAATTACGTCCATTCAACAGTATAACGCGGCCAAATGCATAGTAACCGGAGCCGCCTGTAAAAATATGTGCTATCATTGA
The window above is part of the Cloacibacillus evryensis DSM 19522 genome. Proteins encoded here:
- a CDS encoding TetR/AcrR family transcriptional regulator translates to MKRTKKEALETRANILESALDILSVKNFANTSVTEISNRAGLTKGAFYWHFRNKSDLLLQLVESICQDNEESFRNILGTPRLSGELWGYYKKELAKLEENARYAKIHMMMARRQYEWPAEVQEKARQIIVDYFERDRLAVERFVVLGQKEGRFKKDIPTGDIAVLISSIFHGLYMMQLAGNLPKSFSEHTDILFDTFNKILTADENAVLLRN
- a CDS encoding efflux RND transporter periplasmic adaptor subunit, with protein sequence MRNHEPYNDIEVKSKPKSKKWIKAAAAAALIAAAVCCWYAAPRMGAGAKGGNAAAEAPSVTVAVVKSADISARPSEYVGRAEAIQSVQVKPQISGEIARVYFQEGSMVREGQPLFQIDPARYQATVELRRAELEKAGASLAEADKYYRRVTAADSRAVSAAERDSAEANLLQCRAALSQAKAGLRLAEIDLGYCRITSPITGKIGAAIFTKGNYVTPASGPLASIVQMDPIRVSYTLPDRDYLDQLEYFKSQGAVYKTKLVLSNGTTFGAAGSRDFEDNIVDRQTGTVLMHLRYKNGDGRLIPGEMVRVFTQSVKSRMVPVIPQAAVMADAKGDFVYVVEADDTVRDIRVKLGREFGMQREVDAGLSEGQRVVVAGLQNIRPGVKVKINAPAPSGKASDSAGDDRKKED